The genomic interval TGGGAACCGGCACTTGCTGCCCGGAGGAGAGGACCGCGGGCTGATTGTTGCCGGTGAAAACGGCCGGGTTGGCTAGTAGCTTGAAGTCTCGCTGGCTTTCGAGGAGCCGCAGATAGGTGGCGACTGACTGTCCGGTGCGATAGTAGATGGCGAGGCTGTCGCTGAGGTCGTTGGCCCGAATCAATTCGGAAATCCCGGTGGCCGAGGCCAGCCCATCGTCGGCGTTGGTGCCGGTGTTGTTCGTCGAACCGATGAAGGAATCATTGAGGACCTGGAGAAGTTCGAAGCCGGTCCGGCGATCGTTGGTGAGCGTCAACTGCCCAATGATGGCCCGGATGAGGACCTGCCGGGGGCGGACGTCCAATTCCTCCGCCAGGCGATTGACCAATTCGACGTCCTCGGGCGAGCCGGAAACGATGATGGTGTTGAGCTGATTGTCCGCGATCAGGAGGGTCTTCCCCACGATGATGGATTCCGGAACGGGCCTTTCGCCCTGGATATTCGTCAAGCCCGTGCCCCGGTTGCTCCCGCTGTTGGTGTTCCCCCCGAAAGCGCCCCCCGCATTGCCGCCGAGACCGGCGCTGGCATTGCCCAGGCCGGCGTTCCCCCGCCCGCCCGCGTTGCCATCTTGCACTTCCAAGGAACCGCGGCCAAGCGCGTCCGCCGCCAGCCCGAGAAAGTCAGAAGCCGCCATGTGTTGGAGCTGCTTTTTCACGAAGTTCGAGGACTCATTCGGCGCATCAAACTCCTCCACCAGCTTGCGGACAAAGAAGATGTCGATCTCGCGACCGACCACGAAGATCCGGTTGGTTCGGGCGTCTGCGATGACGCGGGTGTTTTGCTCGGAGGCGTTGGCACTCCCGGTCTGAAGAGCCTGGCCCACGGCTGCGGGGAGGTTCGCCTGGTTGTTGGGAGCCGACTGTGGCGCAATGCCTCCGCCGCGAGCGGGCACGTCCGGCGCGCTGCTGGAGATTTCCATGATCTCCTGCACTAGCTCGGCCACCCGTTCGGCATCGGCGCGCTGCAGTTTAATGAATTCGGTTTTGATGTTGGCCGACGACTGATCGATCTCACGTTTTAGTTGGATGAGCTTGCGAATGACCGGGGTGTTTTCCACGATGACCAAGGCGGCCGCGTTCGGCAT from Verrucomicrobiota bacterium carries:
- a CDS encoding secretin N-terminal domain-containing protein; translated protein: MRFPSLFSFQAACLGCVLWASSARAQDTVEVSFPNSTVIEILHFYRANLTDQKIIVDSKVDTGIQFNVFHKEPMSLPEARDFIEAALLLEGLAFVPAGNDTLKLINTAAGKNLAVEGLPIFVDGQPIPEEEQVIAYVMRFQFISPEEAANAFKLVVQLHSYGAMAPMPNAAALVIVENTPVIRKLIQLKREIDQSSANIKTEFIKLQRADAERVAELVQEIMEISSSAPDVPARGGGIAPQSAPNNQANLPAAVGQALQTGSANASEQNTRVIADARTNRIFVVGREIDIFFVRKLVEEFDAPNESSNFVKKQLQHMAASDFLGLAADALGRGSLEVQDGNAGGRGNAGLGNASAGLGGNAGGAFGGNTNSGSNRGTGLTNIQGERPVPESIIVGKTLLIADNQLNTIIVSGSPEDVELVNRLAEELDVRPRQVLIRAIIGQLTLTNDRRTGFELLQVLNDSFIGSTNNTGTNADDGLASATGISELIRANDLSDSLAIYYRTGQSVATYLRLLESQRDFKLLANPAVFTGNNQPAVLSSGQQVPVPTSTVTSTISQDGSLTSNIGYREVVLELSVTPLISSEDDVTLFVTQINDNVIGSQSISGNDVPVISTQQLGTTVTVRDGGTIVLGGLIVEQETDEDSGVPFLVRVPLLRHLVGTVDKGIERREIMIFIQANIIDGPEELEREWAAEEILPRFGREDSTILPDLRPPEGNEAAESETKEEKEESFFGRMFGSGSSEKSSTGSSAFKKR